tcctaaagtaggtaagtacattatattgataATGACTATACCCCTGGAGAGCGACTTCAACGCtggtatttattgttatttacggTTGTGGCGATCGACAGTAAGGCAGCGATGATTCTTGGAGCGATAACAAAAATCTTCTAAATCAAAATGGGGTACACGTCTACATAATTGCCCGGAGCTATTTATGATATCACTGTAGTAAAACGGTACAATTTAAAAGGAgactatttttaaaattgtgaCCTAGAGGGGGTGGTCATGAACACGAGAGACCGACACCCTCTGGGAGGGCCggcataatttatttaacaagTACCTCCTCACATTGCGTGAACTATTAAGAACTGTTATGTTTATAACGCTCCTCCTGTTAAGCTTTATTTAAGTATGGGTTTACAGAGTTTATAGCGACGCACATAAATAACTTGGGCGAAACTAAACATCTGGTAAAAAACACACCCTAGTAGTATACTGATTACCattaacttagtattatttaaGGGTGTCGGTATAAAATGAATACTCTTTACTTCTAGAATATCTAAGGTATTTCGTCAAAGCATAAATAAGCAAACTTATGTTCTTTTTTCTCTGGTAATACTCGGCTCCTATGTGTCtgtagataagtacctatatgaaTTTACTAATTCAGATAAGTTATTAGAAAAGATAATAGCTTTTTAGATGTTACAATTACCATATTATATCTCAAAATCTTGGAAGTTTCTCATTTAGACCAAACACTAAAATATTCCCCTTCATGCAATCTGTGACTGACTAGTGATTGATTTATTTAGTTTAGGATTGATCGTGGCGTTCCTTTGTTTATTGCTGCACGAAAAGAACGTTAAAAGCCTTCGCATTGAAATTCGAAGGAAGAAAGGTCTTTTGCTAAACAATGCGCGTCAACGTAGAGGAATGTAGTACGTCGGTTTAATTGGAAAAACGCGATGGGGGTGCGAGGTCAGTTGAGTGGGCTCCCTCCTCCCATAATAGGTAGTTTAGTGGCCACGATACGATCTCAGGCAGCGCGCAGTCGGAGTTGGTGCGCCCGCTCGGTCGGCCGCTATTGAACCGGACGTCAGACGCCGGACGCCGGACGGCGGCGATCATCCGACACCTCTCCCGAATGGCAGCTCCATCGACATAACGACCATGGGCTGCACAAGCAGCGCTCCAAACATGACTCCCTCGCTCTCGCATTCAGGTACTAACCACTTCTAATCATCACACTATCAATGTTATTGTGTAAGGCATttgtatattttcataaaccAGTTTTTAAAAGCCACTATTTCAAAGGCTGCATATAAAGCGTTTTAATCATAGAATTTCAAAAAATTCGCGTTTTAATTTAATAGGCAAATTGAATATTATTACTCtacaagcaaataaattataaaataccggACACGCGAACTAACAGTAGGTACTGTAGTAATCGAATTATTTAACCATAAAATGATTAAAAGCTGGCGAATTTCTTTACGTTTTCAAGTTTAACTgatttaagtttaatttaacaacataaacataaactgcctatatacgtcccactgctgggcacaggcctcccctcaatcaaccggagggggtaagttTAATTTACCCTTACCTAATTATTATCGTGTTTGCTggtaaaataagaaaaacattCACTttcttacaaaaataataagtaggtagtaaaaaCTGTGGGAACTTAAAAGCTTGTTTATAAGCACTCGAAAACTTTTGGTGTTACCTGGAGGCAGGTACATAGGTTTTATTTTCTACTGCTGTTTTTAATACCAGCAAATATTTAGATACAAATAGAGACGGTAATTACAAGAGTACTTTGATTTAACTAAATATGCAGTTGTACAATAAATGTAGCTACGTAAAATAACAACCTGCCTGTTGCACTCGTCTAAATTTTTTTGTAGCTTTTTGTAGCTTCTAACTACCAATAATGGAAATGTGGTTTTATAAATGCGGGTgaaattaatgtaaaataattcaTGCATAACTAGTTTTTTAAGTAACAATCTACATCTTCCATTCCATTACGCGAAGCGAGGGCAGAGTCGTGCTAAGTGTTTAAGGTCAATATTAAGGCTGAGTTACCGGCGGACGTGTATTAATCACTGAGGTTCCTGTACAACACACGCCTGACATTATCGACTCAACTCTATTCGCGAAGGAATTCTGTTTAGCTTGTGTTCGACCGCGCTTAGCTTTAAAAGGCAAATCTTTTTTGCAAAAAAACCAAGACGGGAAGGCCGAACTCTTTCTTTGTTAAATAACGGCATAAGTTGTTCTTAACACATAGTTGCAATAAAAGTTGacatacaaattaaaaataaattaaatgtaacttataattattaaatcatcatcatcatcagcccattaacgtccccactgctggggcacgggcctttcctacggatggatagggagatcgggcctcaaaaccatcacgcgggcccagtgcggattgatggttattaacgactgctaatgcagccgggaccaacggcttaacgtgccttccgaagcacggaggtgctcgagatgaaaactttttttatgtggtcacccaccctatgaccggcctttgcgaaagttgcttaacttcaacaatggcagaccgagcttgtttaccgctgcgccactgagctactcagcttaattattaaatatcatCATTATTAAATATCAATATCAATTATTACCTAAATCATTACTTTTTGACTTACTTTCTATTAGAAATAATCTTTGAACCAATGAAAAAGTAATTGatattaaaacaaacaaaaacaacaaacataagctagtagggtagtcagaggtacatccatcgcaagatgaaataagtaaccacacctcaccgagctttctgttgatATTGATCACTTATTATTCTGATATTCACGATTAATCAATTTCGACAACTCATATAATAATGCCTTACACGATTAGTAGGTAAAAGaaagacaaagaaaacaaaacactGTACGTATTCAGGCAGACTAATGTtttagtacctacttttaacttatatttaaatgaaacttGAACATGACGTAGTTAAAGAGTCGTCAATTAAATAAAGCACCTTCCACGGACCTATTTTAATGCACGTCATACTGAGGCAATGTAACTTAGCTATTTTTAGAAACCTACAAGTTTATAAAAACAGCTTTTAATTAGAAATAACTTTTACAGAGAAAGACCTGAAGTTTTTAGACGAAGCAGACGAGAAACAAATGAAAGAAGGCGAAGAAAAAGAAGTCAATCACGAGAAAGGAAAAGAGTCAAACGGAATTCAGGTGCTTCCTACGTGTGATACATTAGGCGACTCTACGCAATTAGATAGACATATCAAATCACTTGTAAATACTACGTCCACTGCGGATCTCCAACAAGGTAGTATACAAATAAAGACAGCACCTACTAATTTGTACAAAATAACTATGTTTCAGCACTCAAGAAATgcacaatatgtttgtttgctTACGCGGCAGCCGCATTTGTTTGTTTACAGTATAAGATATTAGATTGCACATCTAGAGGGTGCATTCAGTCGCGCTGTTTCCGCCTCTTGGTACCCTATATATTTACAACGAGTACTAGTGCGGCATACGTATCTTTACATGTCATCTTATATTTTTGTCGGTtgatttgtatattattataattgtgatTTAGCGTCGATTGAAATGTACTTTAGTGGTGTACAGACTTAACGTGTACAGACGAGGCTGAAATCGCTGAATATCCAGCGATCGACTTTCGCGGTAAATATTTATAACGTATACGTAACATAACGTCACCTTTTTAACGTCACCGTCGCCTTTTTAAACCACGTAAGCGACTTtaagaaaaatcacattcggatggaagtaagagaagtatgtcaggatcgaagcaaatgtaattccatagtctctccaTGTAATTCTTACCCCGGCGTTTGTTAATAGaatctcgcaatagacaagctaattTGGATCTagataaaaaattgtggtctcaaaTTTTGCCCGGATCgaaataaattgaaagaaatcgaggttttgttgaagaaaatcaaagAGGCGACAGGCGATACGGTGTTAAGTCCGTAGTCTGCTTTGAAACTATAcaataacccgggtgctttcaaggccagagtgaacaggcaccttctgggcgagctcgctccatcttaggcctcgtcaatgctttcgggcaagtctggggccaagagcaaacccatcaaaggaaaaaaaatatagcttaTGGCGCTCTTTAGCGACGGCAATTATGTTTTATGCCGTTCGTGCTTTTTATGGCATCTTGACCTTTAACCAAAAAAGTAACAAAGCACAAGTGTATTAAGCACTAAATTGTCTGTCTGCTGTAGTGGTGCGGGTACTACACTTATAAATGTTTACGACATAGCCCTTCCGGGGTAGATATAACGAACGGAGCGCCAATGTTTGAACACTACACCGCTTTTCACCACATAGAGTACACTTCTTATGTGAAATATTTGTCTTTATATTCTGTCctgtgaaaaataataataaaggaacTATGTAATACAAAGGCCGAGAAATTACGATTACAGTGACTTAGTGGAAAAAGAAATGATTCGGTACCTAAAGCTAAAAGAAGTCGGAGCTAAGCGTTGGTGGGTGGGTCGCTAGTGCTTTgttaaaaaagattaaaaacCATTTGCATTAACATTTTTAGTCCGGATAATTATTCAAGATAAAATCAATCAAAGCTGTCACACAATACCTAGCCTAGAATTTTTTCCCTAAATAACGTGTTCGGGCGTACGATATTCAAAGGAGGCAATTTTAAAATTCCTACGTAATTGCGAATTTCTGACTTACCAGTCCTTATGAATATACGCGAAGTttttgtaggtacataattacaaTTGGATAAGTAGGCGCGGTTCATAAGCAATTTGCTGAGGCTTATTTAAGCTTAGTAGCTCTTGCATGTTACATCACGGTCAAGTTTAGTAATTGAGTCGACAATTTATGCTATTACTTTCAGATTCACATATGAACAGGCATGTTGTGGAACATGACAATGAAAATGCAAGGAAGGACACGGGTAATTCAAACGCAGATACAATCGTGGATTTACAAACGGAGGAAAAGTTGTCGAAATTAGAGGAAGTTGTTGAAAAAGTTGTAGAACTGTACGTAGAAAACGGATACGAAACGAAACTTACAATTAGTGAGCCGGCTACTACTGAAGATATACTAGTAAAGACAGATGAAAGTAAACAAGAAGCAGCAAGTGAGAAACGAGAACATGCTGATGAAAACAAAGAAGCCGAGTAAGCTTTAGTTTGCATAGTTTTCAAAATTAACTAGACACCTTGTTAGGTACAGTTAAAAGCAATCTATTTAGTACTAAACTTACAATTtgtactaggtaggtacttaaaactatttaaacattaatatttcatAAGGCCTGTGCTACTCAACCTTTAAGCCGCGTTTCCATTAGGCATCATTTGGCGCGCGACATGTTGCACAACATATTACTCAACATGTTGAAAGTTAGCGCGGAACCAACATTGGTGTTTAACAACATTGTCTGTCTGCGAATCTACTACACGTCTGTCATCGACAACATGTTGCCAGAGGAATTAGTGTTTTGCGCGTCACGTCCCCACTTGACAACAATTTATGCTCAACTGTATCCACTAAGCAACATTTGTCGCGCGACATATTGAACAACATGTTGCCCAACATATTGCAAGTTAACGCGGAACTTTGGTTTACCAACGATGTCTGTCTGCACATCTACTACACGTCTGTCGTCGACAACATGTCGCCAGtggaactagtgttgttgcACGTCACGTCTTCACTCGACAACGATTGATGCGCAACTAGCGATGatctctaaacaaacaacaagtcGCTCgacatgttgcgcttcagctggcaacgtcgcgcgctgttgtgcaacgttgtcgTACATGTTGTGCATTAAGTGTTGCGCGTCAattgttgcctagtggatacGAGGCTTAACGATGCTTTCTAAACAAATAACAAACCGTGCaacatgttgcgcttcagctgggtACGTCACGCGTTGTTGTGCAACGTTAccgtacatgttgagcgttacgggttgcgcgttaattgttgcctagtggatacGAGGCTTTACGCAACCACAACACACAACTGTTACTTGAGCTGATTCGTGCatacatcataacataaacagcctaccaACCAACGTCACACAGCTGGGCCcaaacctcccctcaatcaaccggagggggtttatAGTATTATACTCCACCACTgtactgcggattggtggaggtttttGGGCTAATAGCTCGGGCCGACGGCtgaacgtaccttccgaagcacggaatcagctGATTTTTAGGCCagtctcacaaactgatttcgataatgtctccatgtgaaatcgaacccggacataCTCTCTCCCTCCGGATGGTTGTGAGaccataaataaaatgtatttactttaaattatatacatttCAGAAAAAACTATGAAAAAATTTCGGGGCAATTCGTAAATGAAAGCCTGGTAGTGAGACGCCGACGTAATTCGGTATATAAGGGGAAAAaagttacgctaattctaaaaccatttcaaGATTTCGTTATTTTTTAGCTTTTAAATCAGCCAGACggtatttattttaacaataatcaaataaaaaataagatataGAGGGTAACTATAAATCCCTTTAAAAATGAAGAGCTAAAGAGGCTAggaaattatgataataatgataaaatacttAACTTGTTTCCAGGGAGGAGACTGAAGAAGTTGCCAGTCCGAGCCAGTCGGAAAGCAGCCGCGCGACCCGCTGGGAGGCCCTCGCGGACATTGCCGCCGAGCTGCCACCCTCGCTCGCTGTAGACCCCGTCACCGGACAAATATATGCACTCTCTAAATAAACcaccaaataaatataatactgcGAATTCTCTATTACGTCAATGTAAAACATTGAGCGGTTCACGCCAAATGCTGGAATAGGGTCGCATGACCTCACGGATTGTGTGGCTAAAGAAACATGATGAAAGATAACAATTGAAAATTGTGATGTCTTAAGAGTATTTCAAACAAAGTTCaaattaaagttattattacttttaattattaaagtatTCAAATAAATCTTAAATACAATTTGATATCTATAACATAGTTTCAACTTTTAACATTGATCATGCCCACGCCATTTTCATCAGTTGTGCCACCAAACACAACAACACACAATGCAGACTGTAACATGCTGTTCCAAGCAGTCTCCACCCACTTGTCAATAGTTTTCATTTGTTCACATTCATTTTCACTGTTAACTTCAAGCTTTAAATGTGccataacaaaattatattctgTGGCAGCTTCAGAAAGTCTTGATATCACCTCTTCTGCTCCATCAACAGTGTTTAATTTAACTTTCTTTGGCTTGTTTTTCTTGAACTGAGCACTTAAACTTTCTTTGGCCTGTGTTAGGTATGTATGATAATCTCCTGTAATATCATCACACCCAATAACTAATGAAGTTTTCTTCTGTTCAATCATATGATTAAATATTGACAAAGCAACTTCTGGTTTTGTTTCCAATTtgttaacaatattttgtttgtattgttgTCTGTTTGTGTGAACAGCATCTCCAAATTCCATGCTTCTACTAAGTTTCAACTGCACCAATTTCAAAGATGTAACAGAGTCCTCTACAGAGCAATGGCCATTCTTTCCTGATTGAATGTCTTCATTCAGGAACTCTTTAGCTAAAGCCTTAAGTTTAGGTTTGCGAGTTCTTTCACcagtaaaattgaaaattagACTTGTATCTATAACATAAGGATGCATCATTTTAAGAGCTTGTAAATCTAAGTTTAAGGATTGGCCTACAAGTATGGCATCTGCTGGTAGAAGTTCTCTGATTTCATTTTGAACATCTTCAAGTCGTTTTGTAACatcatttaataatatttttgtgataCCAGAGAACCTTGTTAAATAATCTGTTATTTCATTATATGGCTTTACTAAAGACTCATaaactgtttcatgtttttcaTTTACTATTGAGACCCTTGTTAGTTCTGAGCCTGCATTTGTGATGCACATTTCACAATCTAAACCGTACATTGGTGATTTGGCAGTAACTGGCATGTACTCATCTTTTGTCATTACGTAATCAGAATAAACACCTTTCAATTTCCCTTTCAATGGTACTGGGTAGTTTTCTTCAATAAGTTGCCAAGCTGATAGTATTAACTGTGTTCTGGGAAACTTATCATCAGTGAGAAGATCCATATCTTCCAAGACATCATCCTTAATTGGAAATACAGCTTTCATCATGATCATTAAGTCTTTTCTAGCTTCTAATGCTAGATTTATACTTCCATATTTCTGTATTATCCCCTCTTTTTCCACTTCAGATAAAGGGACCAAGGCTAGTTCTTGAACTAGAGATCCATTGTATACTGATGGTGTTAGTATTTCCACAAAATCTTTAAATATCTTCTTAATGTTTGGGAGTTTAGATTCATGCCTATGCCACTGTTGAATAGAGACACCTTCAAGTATGAGGCAGGTAGTTTGACTGATTTTGGCACATTTGTCCAACACATACCAACGAGGAGGTTGTGATAGATTGAGATTTCCAAGCAAAGAATGCAACAAGAGATGCTGTACATCTGTCAGCATTAAAGGTACTCTCTCTTCTGGTGGTGTAATTAAGGAAGCATGCTCTCCAGCAGTTTTCAAACGAAACTTAGGGATGTATTTCCTAGTCTTATCCATATGTTTGCGTTTTATTTCAGGCCACTCTTCAATAGAGTCATTTAGTGAAGGCTTCTGACCTAAAACAAAATCTTGTTGTTTAACCATTTCACAGGTaaatcttaaataaaataatatttgccACATCGTAATTATCCGACTAGAAAGTTAGACCAGCATTACAAGgtgaacataaaataattaaatgtctTCTACCTACTATTGCATTGAAGAACATTAGAATATAACTAAATCAGACTTACATCTATCTAAATCTTTAGAAGCCCGCCGTTTTTTGGTTGACGGCCCGTCattattagtatttttcccATTGGTAAGCATTCTTTATTTCAAAGAGAAGACACCAAGTTGGACTTAATtagataatatataataaataataacaacaatCACTAAATGTAGGTTATAATCCAAACTTGAAAATAGAGATGGCGATCTGAGATCGATTAAtcgaaaaatcgatttttcgagccaagaaaatcgatttttttaaatcgatATGTAGTACTGGATCGATTCATTGGATCGATACATCACCCTTTAAAATCGACAttcgatttttttgtttttgtattaaccaTACAATTAGTTGTAGGTGCCCGTATTACAAGAGTGCTGCCGGTTAATTACTCAAAAACTTACGAGATGGCTGTGTGTTTAGTTTCCTTCGCCTCACTTCTCTTCAATAGAAAAAGTTACGTTTATAATCTGTGactttttttatctgttctgtgattgCGTCATCACATCATTCGATTAAAGATCGTTAATTATAACATTCgtcttattttgaataaaattgattaatacttatattgtaatagaaaattggaaaaaagaTCGATTTTTTGGAAATCGATATTTTAGATCTCGATTTTTTTGTGGATCGATTCATCAGGTCACGATTCGAATCGATTTAAAAATCGATCTTTTTTGGAATGCATCGCCATCCCTACTTGAAAAGAACCCTCCATGTGTCATGTGTGACATATACGTTCCGTTCCAtcctataaaaaaaacacgctttatttttttatatttttttgtttttgaatacaTGTATTTTACGTCTGGATTAAGAATATGTGTGAATAACTGCAGATAGCCCACACTCACGAttgtaaatacaaaaaaaatcatacataattacattcccttcattttcaataatttaaatagagtCCCTTCATTCCATTTGAAAAAGTATAACTGAATATTTTTAGTAGACTTCACAAGGATCTCGAGCATAACCATCAcgcgaataaatttcatttcagtaTTTATTCTCTACGTATTTCGTGTCCTCGGGTTCATCGGTGGATAATCTTAATTTTTGAGTGTGCCCAAAGAAGCTTAAATAATGCTACccgtacctacatacataaactcacgcctatttcccaccggggtaagtagaaaCTATGGAATCCCGTTTCCTTTGACAAGTACTtgtgttaatattaatttaaaaataataagactAACACAtgctaaacatatttttttatttatgtcgtcttaaaacaaaataatacataaagttaggtaatttttaaactttattactCGTATCTACTATTCATATATCAATCAAGAAATAATTTACATTTGGTGAAgaatatattacttaataaagtattaccaattgtgataataactttttttgtatCTTTTATCTATTGTATTAGTGATTACTCAGAGGATtctctagtaataaataaaagtaatatttattcGAAGTATGTACTTCTTGAGGGCTTCTGTTTCATTGGTTTTCATTGCGTAGCTGGTAAAGTCCTTTCTATAAATGCTCGCATATCTTTAAGTTCTGCTTCAGAGGAGCTGTGTGTAAGACCCTGGTATGTGGTGAACTCGATGTTTTTCATAAATGTCTTCAGAAATGATGCAGTCATCTGTCCCCATTTGAAGGGGACTACAGGATCACAGTCGCCATGAGCTTGGAatatctgaaaaaataagttgtagTTAAGATGGTTACAATGATATATTACTGCAATTCTAGCAATCGTTTTGGATATTGTTCCCTACATCCAAACGTGCAAACTTACAAACATTCCCTCTACCAGCTGCTGCTGATGCTGGTGTAGTTTTCATCTAGTACAGGTATTATCTTATGTATCAGACAcggatgtcagggttactactaagccaccaaaggcccctgaacgTCTTGGCTCATCCAACGACTACGT
This sequence is a window from Pectinophora gossypiella chromosome 14, ilPecGoss1.1, whole genome shotgun sequence. Protein-coding genes within it:
- the LOC126372397 gene encoding uncharacterized protein LOC126372397 — translated: MGCTSSAPNMTPSLSHSEKDLKFLDEADEKQMKEGEEKEVNHEKGKESNGIQVLPTCDTLGDSTQLDRHIKSLVNTTSTADLQQDSHMNRHVVEHDNENARKDTGNSNADTIVDLQTEEKLSKLEEVVEKVVELYVENGYETKLTISEPATTEDILVKTDESKQEAASEKREHADENKEAEEETEEVASPSQSESSRATRWEALADIAAELPPSLAVDPVTGQIYALSK
- the LOC126372395 gene encoding RNA exonuclease 5; the encoded protein is MLTNGKNTNNDGPSTKKRRASKDLDRCQKPSLNDSIEEWPEIKRKHMDKTRKYIPKFRLKTAGEHASLITPPEERVPLMLTDVQHLLLHSLLGNLNLSQPPRWYVLDKCAKISQTTCLILEGVSIQQWHRHESKLPNIKKIFKDFVEILTPSVYNGSLVQELALVPLSEVEKEGIIQKYGSINLALEARKDLMIMMKAVFPIKDDVLEDMDLLTDDKFPRTQLILSAWQLIEENYPVPLKGKLKGVYSDYVMTKDEYMPVTAKSPMYGLDCEMCITNAGSELTRVSIVNEKHETVYESLVKPYNEITDYLTRFSGITKILLNDVTKRLEDVQNEIRELLPADAILVGQSLNLDLQALKMMHPYVIDTSLIFNFTGERTRKPKLKALAKEFLNEDIQSGKNGHCSVEDSVTSLKLVQLKLSRSMEFGDAVHTNRQQYKQNIVNKLETKPEVALSIFNHMIEQKKTSLVIGCDDITGDYHTYLTQAKESLSAQFKKNKPKKVKLNTVDGAEEVISRLSEAATEYNFVMAHLKLEVNSENECEQMKTIDKWVETAWNSMLQSALCVVVFGGTTDENGVGMINVKS